A genomic stretch from Streptomyces sp. B21-083 includes:
- a CDS encoding DUF6884 domain-containing protein — MPTEYATRTGIAVDHHGRGEARLDFPRAAGKGKPRAAAARRLAVIYNVTARHPWRTLHYNPASPDAPAPTPDELRLELSGEPERLARYLSAVPRYLARVEALATKSARAYGRWARSVAAEDALEYVDAGGRRAYAARFRVEAFAAVADYLGITGLPPLPVDPARPMWDQARAVAYDVVKAEGPVELRAMHDQAEAEEILARADRTPNPAAEAFERELAELHDARARRSARLFAALDGAELPADEEPVEEAAAEDVVEDQEDEELVEVPLTRVQRRWLHTAAAHPAGHFPNGCNLRTLAALETAGCVEWAPPYNHGRRLPIADSLKPHPGTVRITEAGRRRAAREERERVVIVPCGGRKAVYADGLRKGEPVPVLPAGEMYVGSYHRAARRAADTLTHGGRSGRVLILSAKHGLVELTEWIITYELRAGDPGTVDGETLRRQAHELGISGAAVTVLGGRAYVDLAREAFPDLGAPLAGTRGIGEQLARLASIYDPARRPAEADAAQLAEDQADELAPAEVSVEALAASVPARPAELAPVPAVLRGRHFRPAARSVSRAVSRGPLSRAVTCGDSPDSPGLRRARQRGVQGGERPCHPYQWTAARRDVDPPVIRHGERVHRPVIALAAAALALLATAGCVSVSPADGSARAPHHRPAARPAPAFTAAEVTQAPAVEELVTTGPAPSSASAAPSRPQRRAPVDTPRERVTHRPAAPRAVRPPAPPHRERPAPVRRPAPRTPGRAPSSAEYGMRDVCQAAQGVTDPSLAALCRDTYGG; from the coding sequence ATGCCTACCGAGTACGCCACCCGGACCGGGATCGCCGTCGACCACCACGGCCGAGGAGAGGCCCGCCTCGACTTCCCCCGCGCCGCCGGGAAGGGCAAGCCGCGCGCTGCCGCCGCCCGCCGCCTCGCGGTCATCTACAACGTGACGGCCCGGCACCCCTGGCGAACGCTGCACTACAACCCGGCGAGCCCGGACGCCCCCGCGCCGACGCCCGACGAGCTGCGCCTCGAACTGTCCGGCGAGCCCGAGCGCCTCGCCCGGTACCTGTCCGCCGTCCCGCGCTACCTCGCCCGCGTCGAGGCCCTCGCCACCAAGTCCGCCCGCGCCTACGGCCGGTGGGCCCGCAGCGTGGCCGCCGAGGACGCACTCGAATACGTCGATGCCGGCGGACGCCGGGCCTACGCCGCACGGTTCCGCGTCGAGGCGTTCGCGGCCGTGGCCGACTACCTCGGCATTACCGGCCTGCCGCCGCTCCCCGTCGACCCGGCCCGCCCCATGTGGGACCAGGCGCGAGCCGTGGCGTACGACGTCGTCAAGGCCGAGGGCCCGGTCGAGCTGCGCGCGATGCACGACCAGGCCGAGGCCGAGGAGATCCTCGCCCGCGCCGACCGCACGCCGAACCCGGCCGCCGAGGCGTTCGAGCGCGAGCTCGCCGAGCTGCACGACGCGCGGGCCCGGCGCAGCGCCCGCCTGTTCGCCGCGCTCGACGGCGCGGAGCTCCCCGCCGACGAGGAACCGGTCGAGGAGGCCGCGGCCGAGGACGTCGTCGAGGACCAGGAGGACGAGGAGCTCGTCGAGGTGCCGCTCACCCGGGTACAGCGCCGTTGGCTGCACACCGCCGCCGCGCACCCCGCCGGGCACTTCCCGAACGGCTGCAACCTGCGGACGCTCGCGGCCCTTGAGACCGCCGGATGCGTCGAGTGGGCACCGCCGTACAACCACGGCCGCCGCCTCCCGATCGCCGACTCGCTCAAGCCCCACCCGGGCACGGTCCGGATCACCGAGGCGGGACGGCGTCGGGCGGCGCGTGAGGAGCGTGAGCGCGTCGTGATCGTGCCGTGCGGTGGCCGCAAGGCGGTGTACGCCGACGGCCTGCGCAAGGGTGAGCCGGTTCCCGTCCTCCCGGCCGGTGAGATGTACGTCGGGAGCTACCACCGCGCCGCACGGCGTGCCGCCGACACCCTCACTCACGGCGGCCGGTCCGGGCGGGTGCTGATCCTGTCCGCGAAACACGGCCTCGTCGAGCTCACTGAGTGGATCATCACGTACGAGCTGCGGGCCGGTGACCCTGGCACGGTGGACGGCGAGACGCTCCGCAGGCAGGCGCACGAGCTCGGGATCTCGGGGGCAGCCGTGACGGTGCTCGGCGGCCGGGCGTACGTCGACCTCGCACGCGAGGCGTTCCCCGACCTTGGCGCGCCGCTCGCCGGTACGCGGGGGATCGGCGAACAGCTCGCGCGTCTGGCCTCGATCTACGATCCCGCCCGCCGCCCGGCCGAGGCCGACGCCGCGCAGCTCGCCGAGGACCAGGCCGACGAGCTCGCCCCGGCCGAGGTGTCGGTCGAGGCCCTCGCCGCGTCGGTCCCGGCGCGTCCGGCCGAGCTCGCCCCGGTTCCGGCGGTGCTGCGCGGCCGGCACTTCCGCCCGGCCGCGCGGTCGGTGTCGCGTGCCGTGTCGCGTGGCCCTCTGTCGCGCGCTGTGACCTGCGGAGACTCCCCGGACTCCCCGGGCCTGCGGCGGGCGCGACAGAGGGGCGTACAGGGCGGCGAGCGGCCCTGTCACCCGTACCAGTGGACCGCAGCGCGGCGGGACGTCGATCCTCCCGTGATCAGGCACGGTGAGCGGGTGCACCGCCCCGTGATCGCCCTCGCCGCCGCAGCCCTCGCCCTCCTGGCCACCGCCGGGTGCGTGTCTGTCTCCCCTGCCGACGGCTCGGCGCGCGCTCCCCACCACCGACCCGCCGCGCGCCCGGCGCCCGCGTTCACCGCGGCCGAGGTCACGCAGGCCCCGGCCGTCGAGGAGCTCGTGACAACCGGCCCGGCGCCCTCCTCGGCGTCCGCCGCTCCCTCCCGGCCGCAGCGCCGGGCCCCCGTCGACACTCCCCGGGAACGGGTCACGCACCGGCCCGCCGCACCCCGGGCGGTCCGTCCGCCGGCACCGCCTCACCGGGAACGTCCGGCGCCGGTCCGTCGGCCCGCGCCACGCACCCCGGGCCGGGCGCCGAGCTCGGCCGAGTACGGCATGAGGGACGTATGCCAGGCCGCGCAGGGTGTCACCGACCCGAGCCTCGCGGCGTTGTGCCGTGACACGTACGGCGGTTGA
- a CDS encoding UTRA domain-containing protein, translating to MAQNTITETGGIVRDARSRYRTAQREADGAHGAYESETRRSGGSPRAEVSVSRAEAPADVAELLGTEGPVVVRARKMFDGGRLVQLADTWIPADVAEAAGIEQVDTGAGGIISRMREAGFDQGAEAVEDVNQRPATADQAAALGVEEGALLLTVTHIGATAEGRVVEVTRHTLGPGWTLRYAAPLD from the coding sequence ATGGCACAGAACACGATCACCGAGACCGGCGGCATCGTCCGCGACGCCCGCAGCCGCTACCGCACCGCGCAGCGCGAGGCCGACGGCGCACACGGCGCGTACGAGAGCGAGACCCGCCGCAGCGGGGGAAGCCCGCGCGCCGAGGTGTCCGTGAGCCGGGCCGAGGCCCCGGCCGACGTCGCCGAGCTCCTCGGCACCGAGGGGCCGGTCGTCGTCCGCGCCCGGAAGATGTTCGACGGCGGGCGCCTGGTCCAGCTCGCCGACACATGGATTCCGGCCGACGTCGCCGAGGCGGCCGGGATCGAACAGGTCGACACCGGAGCGGGCGGGATCATCTCCCGGATGCGCGAGGCCGGATTCGACCAGGGCGCCGAGGCCGTCGAGGACGTCAACCAGCGTCCGGCCACCGCCGACCAGGCCGCCGCGCTCGGCGTCGAGGAGGGCGCCCTCCTCCTGACCGTGACGCACATCGGCGCGACCGCCGAGGGGCGCGTCGTCGAGGTCACCCGGCACACGCTCGGCCCCGGCTGGACGCTGCGCTACGCGGCCCCGCTGGACTGA
- a CDS encoding helix-turn-helix domain-containing protein, whose product MSSEQTLRVTVAALMRATGENQTSLARGLRITQGAVSRKQVGKAAWSLGDIDRLSAHYGVPVPDLLCGPTHAVEQLPHIRRAAIIGGTQSVLTVA is encoded by the coding sequence ATGAGTAGCGAGCAAACGCTACGGGTGACCGTGGCTGCACTGATGCGCGCCACGGGTGAGAACCAGACCTCTTTGGCGCGTGGCCTGCGGATCACTCAGGGCGCGGTGTCGCGGAAGCAGGTCGGCAAGGCGGCGTGGTCGCTCGGCGACATCGACCGCCTGTCGGCGCACTACGGCGTTCCGGTCCCGGATCTCCTCTGCGGTCCGACGCACGCCGTGGAACAGCTCCCCCACATTCGCCGCGCCGCCATAATCGGCGGCACTCAGAGCGTCCTCACTGTTGCTTAA
- the tap gene encoding telomere-associated protein Tap: MTEQTYAAPLAVLDAADGALVAYLPNVQRIDLPGEVTDLATAADWALGYGLGAAKLSQYGEDTGPLLILTESAVEFLGLPPRLDDRKRLRVPDDDPAVKALTEAGWTLSRAGLGGWSFLFRDRTEVHVAVVPWGAFSDNMRWGDMAFVAADPGALAYTLGLYAERVISPTGSTAGCSLSLMTAVRPPTVAKFDRGTGRMRRVPVPGSLHKAVDPAPPEAPDEHPIAAERTREESKSPAHVLVEEALTWFREATEEEAALPYVVGLDVNTAFLAAANRLTVGLGEAVYTDGPAFDKKIPGAWLVDLSGAKLHTKDLRTKQWRELPENFPSPFTPDGRPPTGPAWYATPTLAYAQELGIEVRPLAAWLRPDAGGYLDLWHNRLRSAYMDTLADLGITEDMDEAAFIDAMATVKARDPEAVALLSAIKATAKGGIGKMRERPQGSTKREGRNAPWAALKRPTWRPDIRAAVISASRVGQHRKMVKVWNALGLVPLAVLADCVIYPSAQPTALAVMARKEDGSPLPGAFRLGPNPGFVKQEGVQPMQWYRDMTAKRANPGRFIKEGRDAVRDGE; the protein is encoded by the coding sequence ATGACCGAGCAGACCTACGCCGCTCCCCTGGCCGTCCTCGACGCCGCCGACGGCGCCCTCGTCGCCTACCTTCCGAACGTGCAGCGCATCGACCTGCCGGGCGAGGTCACCGACCTTGCGACGGCCGCCGATTGGGCCCTCGGCTACGGCCTCGGCGCGGCCAAGCTGTCGCAGTACGGCGAGGACACCGGGCCCCTCCTGATCCTGACCGAGTCCGCCGTCGAGTTCCTCGGCCTCCCGCCCCGGCTGGACGACCGCAAGCGCCTGCGGGTGCCCGACGACGATCCGGCCGTCAAGGCTCTGACCGAGGCCGGGTGGACACTCAGCCGCGCGGGCCTCGGCGGCTGGTCCTTTCTGTTCCGTGACCGGACCGAGGTGCACGTCGCCGTGGTGCCGTGGGGCGCGTTCAGCGACAACATGCGGTGGGGTGACATGGCTTTCGTCGCCGCCGACCCCGGCGCCCTGGCGTACACCCTCGGCCTGTACGCCGAGCGGGTCATCAGCCCGACCGGCTCGACCGCCGGGTGCAGCCTGTCCCTGATGACGGCCGTACGGCCGCCGACGGTGGCCAAGTTCGACCGGGGCACCGGCCGTATGCGCCGCGTCCCGGTGCCCGGCTCGCTGCACAAGGCCGTAGACCCCGCGCCGCCCGAGGCGCCCGACGAGCACCCGATCGCGGCCGAGCGCACCCGCGAGGAGTCCAAGAGCCCGGCTCACGTCCTCGTCGAGGAGGCCCTCACTTGGTTCCGCGAGGCCACCGAGGAGGAGGCCGCGCTCCCGTACGTGGTCGGCCTCGACGTGAATACGGCGTTCCTCGCCGCAGCGAACAGGCTCACCGTGGGACTCGGCGAGGCGGTCTACACCGACGGCCCGGCGTTCGACAAGAAAATCCCGGGCGCATGGCTGGTCGACCTGTCCGGCGCCAAGCTGCACACCAAGGATCTCCGCACCAAGCAGTGGCGCGAGCTCCCCGAGAACTTCCCCTCGCCGTTCACGCCGGACGGACGGCCGCCGACCGGACCGGCCTGGTACGCGACGCCGACCCTGGCCTACGCGCAAGAGCTCGGGATCGAGGTCCGGCCGCTCGCGGCGTGGCTGCGCCCGGATGCCGGCGGATACCTCGACCTGTGGCACAACCGCCTTCGGTCGGCGTACATGGACACGCTCGCCGATCTCGGCATCACCGAGGACATGGACGAGGCGGCGTTCATCGACGCTATGGCCACGGTCAAGGCCCGTGACCCCGAGGCCGTCGCGCTCCTGTCCGCGATCAAGGCCACGGCAAAGGGCGGCATCGGCAAGATGCGCGAGAGGCCGCAGGGCAGCACCAAGCGCGAGGGACGCAACGCCCCGTGGGCGGCGCTCAAGCGGCCGACCTGGCGCCCTGATATCCGCGCGGCCGTGATCAGCGCCTCGCGCGTCGGGCAGCACCGGAAGATGGTCAAGGTCTGGAACGCCCTCGGCCTGGTCCCGCTCGCGGTCCTGGCGGACTGCGTGATCTACCCCTCGGCGCAGCCGACGGCCCTTGCCGTGATGGCACGCAAGGAGGACGGGAGTCCGCTCCCGGGCGCGTTCCGCCTCGGCCCGAACCCGGGGTTCGTCAAGCAAGAGGGGGTGCAGCCCATGCAGTGGTACCGGGACATGACCGCGAAGCGGGCGAACCCCGGCCGGTTCATCAAGGAGGGCCGCGACGCCGTCCGCGACGGCGAGTAG
- a CDS encoding GntR family transcriptional regulator, translating into MKEDEPRRATFRAVADEVRERIKGGTYAPGTKLPTEGELADQIGTNRGTAAQALRLLASEGLIHKSRRGAFVHRIVTKILRDSTSRYVRARREEGQARGAFEAEIRGLGLTPSSVTATHHMQPPAWVADLLGVDANSVSTLARVRRMLADDVPVQLATSYLPLEIAAGTRLEEIDTGPGGSKSRLAELGHAQELITEEIEVRTPTPEEVEALDMAEDQRVFEIAHIGRTEDGRAVEVTVHVLPTHLWRLSYSWPLGPTH; encoded by the coding sequence ATGAAAGAGGACGAGCCGCGCCGAGCGACATTCCGCGCAGTCGCCGACGAGGTGCGCGAGCGCATCAAGGGGGGCACTTACGCCCCTGGTACCAAGCTCCCCACCGAGGGAGAGCTCGCCGACCAGATCGGCACGAACAGGGGGACCGCCGCGCAGGCGCTGCGCCTGCTCGCGTCCGAGGGGCTAATTCACAAGTCCCGGCGGGGCGCGTTCGTGCACCGGATCGTGACCAAGATCCTCCGGGACTCGACCTCTCGGTACGTACGCGCCCGCCGCGAGGAGGGCCAGGCCCGGGGCGCGTTCGAGGCCGAGATCCGCGGACTCGGCCTGACCCCGTCATCCGTCACCGCCACCCATCACATGCAGCCGCCGGCATGGGTGGCGGACCTCCTCGGGGTAGACGCGAACAGCGTCTCGACGCTCGCCCGGGTCCGGCGGATGCTCGCCGACGACGTCCCGGTACAGCTCGCGACGTCGTACCTCCCTCTGGAGATCGCGGCAGGGACGCGGCTCGAAGAGATCGACACGGGCCCCGGCGGGTCGAAATCACGGCTCGCCGAGCTCGGTCACGCACAAGAGCTGATCACGGAAGAGATCGAGGTCAGGACACCGACCCCCGAGGAGGTCGAGGCGCTCGACATGGCGGAGGACCAGCGCGTTTTCGAGATCGCCCACATCGGGCGGACCGAGGACGGCCGCGCCGTCGAGGTCACCGTTCACGTGCTGCCCACCCATCTTTGGCGCCTGTCCTACTCCTGGCCCCTCGGCCCCACCCACTGA
- the tpg gene encoding telomere-protecting terminal protein Tpg, with product MKIFNALRAKFQTRDIPKTPRGRFNALLRREKGNTAKVAERLGISRRQVQRLVKGERKIENSKPETLGRLENEVRKDHQPRVTAKAQKEAQDRGLVIETRAAVGFTSDAGTTDDPRMRRLTEEVPPELIPEVFEALRNGDEDKLNELAAKAVSPYFYTPGTAANEDELGIELTDIDYIEWDFRG from the coding sequence GTGAAGATCTTTAACGCGCTGCGCGCCAAGTTCCAGACCCGCGACATTCCCAAGACTCCTCGGGGCCGGTTCAACGCCCTGTTGCGCCGCGAGAAGGGCAACACAGCCAAGGTCGCCGAGCGCCTCGGCATCTCCCGACGTCAGGTTCAGCGCCTCGTCAAGGGTGAGCGGAAGATCGAGAACAGCAAGCCCGAGACCCTCGGCCGCCTCGAAAACGAGGTGCGGAAGGACCACCAGCCGCGCGTTACCGCCAAGGCACAGAAGGAGGCGCAGGACCGCGGCCTCGTCATCGAGACCCGAGCCGCGGTGGGATTCACATCGGACGCCGGCACGACGGATGACCCGCGGATGCGGCGCCTTACCGAGGAGGTCCCGCCCGAGCTGATTCCCGAGGTGTTCGAGGCCCTACGCAACGGGGACGAGGACAAGCTCAACGAGCTCGCGGCTAAGGCGGTGTCGCCGTACTTCTACACCCCGGGGACGGCCGCCAACGAGGACGAGCTCGGGATCGAGCTCACGGATATCGACTACATCGAGTGGGATTTCAGGGGATGA